A stretch of the Streptomyces sp. NBC_00654 genome encodes the following:
- a CDS encoding cupin domain-containing protein, whose amino-acid sequence MATHEGAGPASDSGDRAPINNRVHHVASGELDGYAAISGGTVGSKKLWMGLVENPPLSSTDNHHHGDSEAGIYVVSGHPVFIYHDGTQEVRLAANPGDFFLVPPFVPHREENPDPNEPAVVVIARTTQEPIKVSVPELYQLKETDTQPSRSTS is encoded by the coding sequence ATGGCTACTCATGAAGGTGCCGGGCCCGCATCGGACTCTGGTGACCGCGCGCCGATCAACAACCGGGTCCACCACGTGGCATCCGGCGAACTGGACGGCTACGCGGCTATCAGCGGAGGCACCGTTGGCTCGAAGAAGCTCTGGATGGGCCTGGTGGAGAACCCGCCGCTGAGCTCGACGGACAACCATCATCACGGGGATTCGGAGGCTGGTATCTACGTGGTCAGCGGTCACCCCGTGTTCATCTACCACGATGGCACACAGGAGGTACGGCTCGCCGCCAACCCGGGTGATTTCTTCCTCGTCCCCCCATTCGTCCCGCACCGCGAGGAGAACCCCGACCCCAATGAGCCCGCAGTGGTCGTGATCGCCCGGACCACCCAGGAGCCGATCAAGGTCTCCGTGCCCGAGCTGTATCAGCTCAAGGAGACGGACACACAGCCGAGCCGGTCGACGTCGTAG
- a CDS encoding GrpB family protein produces MANDDREPVQAEEGNPWVHGAPTVEHIEVVPYDEEWPGRYTALEARIAEALGDRALEIAHVGSTAVPGLAAKDVIDIDLTVRDPRREETYVPQLTALGYDLTVREPWWHEHRMLRLAQPRVNLHVFGPGTPELSRHLMFRDWLRSHPDDRELYAQAKAAAAPGACYAMEYNSRKQSVVEQIYERMYAGRHRSDP; encoded by the coding sequence ATGGCGAACGACGACCGGGAACCGGTGCAGGCGGAAGAAGGAAACCCCTGGGTACACGGCGCCCCGACGGTTGAGCACATCGAGGTGGTTCCGTACGACGAGGAATGGCCCGGCCGGTATACGGCCCTTGAGGCCCGGATCGCGGAGGCGCTGGGGGACAGGGCCCTCGAAATCGCCCACGTGGGTTCCACCGCGGTGCCGGGCCTCGCGGCCAAGGACGTCATCGACATCGACCTCACCGTCAGGGACCCGCGCCGGGAGGAAACATACGTTCCACAACTCACCGCACTCGGCTACGACCTCACGGTACGCGAGCCGTGGTGGCACGAGCATCGCATGCTCCGACTTGCGCAACCGCGCGTGAATCTTCATGTGTTCGGACCCGGCACGCCCGAACTCTCGCGGCACCTGATGTTTCGGGACTGGCTGCGGTCACACCCGGACGACCGCGAGTTGTACGCGCAAGCGAAGGCAGCCGCCGCGCCCGGCGCCTGCTACGCGATGGAGTACAACTCCAGGAAACAGTCGGTGGTGGAACAGATCTATGAACGGATGTACGCGGGCCGGCACCGAAGTGATCCTTGA
- a CDS encoding serine hydrolase, which yields MNSMSHPPAPSPLKAVGSAERALREAPFAAGLSMAVTDRTGVLASSAHGLADVAAGRPVTADTLFEIGSVSKGFTCALLLQAQDAGLIDLDQPVARYLPWFRVRSRFAPATVRHLMTHTAGIIEGSDFSGEAAFEVWSLRETEATSPPGTWFHYSNVGYKALGLVLEAVHERPYHQILREFLLAPLGMTSSVPAITDEVRPRLAVGYEPRSGAGAPVPTEGLIPATWLETATADGSIAATALDMTAWLRLLLGTGTGRLLSDRGRDEMFLPAIAVDDDLGCSYGLGIRTGEIDGRRHVWHSGGMIGYYSAVACDLDAGIGAVVLANGPGPWQEAALHALAAVRAEAAGEPVPELTVLPYDEEPPRADPPPPAWEPIVGHYRCHNPWLPGLRVLARDGGLWACMGDGDEQVLTQLPDGSFRIGADERSPERLRFDTVIGGTATRATHSGCALYRSFTP from the coding sequence ATGAACTCCATGTCCCATCCACCGGCACCATCGCCCCTCAAGGCCGTCGGGAGTGCCGAGCGAGCATTGCGCGAAGCGCCGTTCGCCGCCGGGCTGTCGATGGCCGTGACCGACCGCACCGGTGTCCTGGCGTCGAGCGCGCACGGGCTCGCCGACGTCGCCGCCGGGCGGCCGGTCACCGCCGACACGCTCTTCGAGATCGGCTCGGTCTCGAAAGGATTCACCTGTGCGCTGCTGCTGCAGGCCCAGGACGCGGGGCTGATCGACCTCGATCAGCCGGTGGCCCGGTACCTGCCGTGGTTCCGGGTGCGCTCGCGCTTCGCCCCCGCCACCGTACGGCACCTGATGACGCACACCGCGGGGATCATCGAGGGCTCGGACTTCTCGGGGGAAGCGGCGTTCGAGGTCTGGTCGCTGCGCGAAACTGAGGCGACGTCCCCACCGGGGACCTGGTTCCACTACTCCAACGTCGGCTACAAGGCGCTGGGCCTTGTCCTGGAAGCCGTCCACGAGCGGCCCTACCACCAGATTCTGAGAGAGTTCCTGCTGGCTCCGCTGGGCATGACGTCCTCGGTACCAGCGATCACCGACGAGGTGCGGCCCCGGCTGGCGGTGGGCTACGAACCGCGCTCCGGCGCCGGTGCCCCGGTCCCGACCGAGGGTCTGATACCCGCGACCTGGCTCGAAACCGCCACCGCGGACGGCAGCATCGCCGCCACCGCGCTGGACATGACGGCTTGGCTGAGACTTCTGCTCGGTACGGGCACCGGCCGCCTGCTGTCGGACCGCGGCCGGGACGAGATGTTCCTCCCCGCGATCGCCGTCGACGACGACCTCGGCTGCTCCTACGGCCTGGGCATCAGGACGGGCGAGATCGACGGGCGCCGTCATGTCTGGCATTCCGGTGGAATGATCGGCTACTACTCGGCGGTCGCCTGCGACCTCGACGCGGGGATCGGAGCCGTCGTCCTTGCCAACGGGCCCGGCCCCTGGCAGGAAGCAGCGCTGCACGCTCTCGCCGCCGTACGCGCCGAAGCTGCGGGAGAGCCGGTCCCCGAACTCACCGTTCTGCCGTACGACGAGGAGCCTCCTCGCGCCGACCCCCCGCCTCCGGCGTGGGAGCCGATCGTCGGCCACTACCGCTGTCACAACCCCTGGCTGCCCGGCCTGCGCGTCCTCGCACGCGACGGCGGGCTGTGGGCCTGTATGGGCGACGGTGACGAGCAGGTGCTCACCCAACTGCCGGACGGCAGCTTCCGGATCGGCGCGGACGAACGGTCACCGGAGCGTCTGCGGTTCGACACCGTGATCGGCGGCACCGCGACCCGCGCCACACACTCCGGGTGCGCTCTGTACCGGTCGTTCACCCCCTGA
- a CDS encoding FAD-binding oxidoreductase has protein sequence MSDTADVLVVGAGVIGCSAALELVKSGLRVTVVDKLDGAGVGSTGASSAIVRFNYSALDSVATAWESRHCWEQWPEHLEKSGSGRLASFVRTGLVALDAPQAPRGRATQLFDQAGVPYQEWDAAELAERLPALDTGRYWPPTPVDDDEFFADATTHLGALHTPDAGYIDDPHLATLNLAEAARERGVTFCFNTEVTAVLQRGDRVCGVRLADGSRLSAPVLVNAAGPWSGALNRLAGVGAEFTVRVRPLRQEVHQVAAPPGYHPADDLGPVVADLDLGIYLRPAGRDFLLVGGTEPDCDPLEWVDDPDRAAPGATVTGFRTQVTRAARRLPGLRVPNRPSGVAGVYDVTDDWAPIYDRTDLDGFYVAIGTSGNQFKNAPLVGRFVTTLVHGTEAGHDHDRQPLRYACEYTGHHINLGTFSRKRRPNTSSGTVMG, from the coding sequence GTGTCCGATACCGCAGACGTCCTCGTGGTCGGCGCCGGTGTGATCGGCTGCTCGGCGGCACTCGAACTGGTCAAGTCCGGTCTGCGTGTCACTGTGGTGGACAAACTTGATGGGGCCGGCGTGGGCTCCACCGGTGCCTCCAGCGCGATCGTCCGCTTCAACTACTCTGCCCTCGACAGCGTGGCGACCGCCTGGGAGTCCAGGCACTGTTGGGAGCAGTGGCCGGAGCACCTGGAAAAGAGCGGCTCGGGTCGACTTGCCTCCTTCGTACGCACCGGCCTCGTCGCCCTGGACGCGCCTCAGGCGCCACGGGGTCGCGCCACACAGCTGTTCGATCAGGCCGGCGTCCCGTACCAGGAATGGGACGCGGCGGAACTCGCAGAGCGGCTGCCGGCTCTCGACACCGGCCGCTACTGGCCACCCACGCCCGTGGACGACGATGAGTTCTTCGCCGATGCCACCACGCACCTGGGGGCCCTCCATACCCCCGACGCCGGCTACATCGACGATCCGCATCTCGCGACCCTCAACCTGGCCGAGGCGGCGCGGGAACGCGGCGTGACCTTCTGCTTCAACACCGAGGTGACCGCCGTCCTGCAACGGGGCGACCGGGTCTGCGGCGTGCGGCTCGCCGACGGTTCACGGCTCTCGGCCCCCGTGCTGGTCAACGCCGCGGGCCCCTGGTCCGGCGCGCTCAACCGACTCGCGGGGGTCGGCGCCGAGTTCACCGTGCGGGTGCGCCCCCTGCGCCAGGAGGTACACCAGGTCGCCGCCCCACCCGGCTACCATCCGGCGGACGACCTGGGGCCGGTCGTCGCCGACCTCGACCTCGGCATCTACCTGCGCCCCGCCGGGCGGGACTTCCTCCTGGTCGGCGGCACGGAACCGGACTGCGACCCGCTGGAATGGGTCGACGACCCCGACCGGGCCGCCCCCGGCGCCACTGTGACAGGCTTTCGCACCCAGGTGACCCGCGCCGCCCGTCGGCTGCCCGGACTGCGCGTTCCCAACAGGCCCAGCGGGGTCGCCGGCGTGTACGACGTCACCGACGACTGGGCGCCCATCTACGACCGCACCGACCTCGACGGCTTCTACGTCGCCATCGGCACCAGCGGCAACCAGTTCAAGAACGCCCCCCTCGTCGGCCGTTTCGTCACCACCCTGGTTCACGGGACGGAGGCGGGCCACGACCATGACCGACAGCCGTTGCGCTACGCCTGCGAGTACACCGGCCATCACATCAACCTCGGAACCTTCTCCCGCAAACGCCGTCCCAACACCTCCTCCGGCACGGTCATGGGCTGA
- a CDS encoding RICIN domain-containing protein, translating into MAVFTAALVARHSGKVVSVTASGTEDGAEVVQWTDKNKTNQHWNLVATTGGYYHVIAVHSGKALSVTASDTEDGGTVVQWTNKSKPNQEWKLVQKDEGYFSLEARHSGKLLSVVGEDTADGAKLVQWTDKGKPNQQFRLG; encoded by the coding sequence ATGGCTGTTTTCACTGCTGCGCTGGTGGCCCGTCACAGCGGGAAGGTGGTGTCCGTCACCGCTTCGGGGACCGAGGACGGTGCTGAGGTCGTCCAGTGGACGGACAAGAACAAGACCAATCAGCACTGGAATCTGGTCGCGACGACGGGCGGTTATTACCACGTCATCGCGGTGCACAGCGGCAAGGCCCTGTCCGTCACCGCCTCGGACACCGAGGACGGCGGGACGGTCGTCCAGTGGACGAATAAGAGCAAGCCCAACCAGGAGTGGAAGCTCGTTCAGAAGGACGAGGGGTACTTCTCCCTGGAGGCACGCCACAGCGGCAAGCTTCTGTCCGTCGTCGGCGAGGACACCGCGGACGGCGCCAAGCTCGTCCAGTGGACCGACAAGGGCAAGCCCAACCAGCAATTCCGTCTCGGCTGA
- a CDS encoding ABC transporter substrate-binding protein, which produces MRRSGVAVAVVMALCFSAACNSSATPNVFRLGGTEPIDSMNPFVAVNSSSYAVFENIYPSLVQVDPALKTVPDFADSWQMSPDGKTWTFHTEPGAKWSDGEPLTAADAAWTFETVIKHQEGPTGSLAGYVAYMESATAPDPNTLVLKYSRPVANVLAQMSGIQILPEHIWARFAAGDGKGLLTFTNPAPVVSGGPFTLVKYAQGRIALLKRNLRYYGPAPHIDGLGLQFFDTDDAMITALKNGRLDGVQSVAPTSVAALKSAGLVVASAPGAAFDDFILNANPNQAADHRELVDPLVRQAFDRAIDRNAIVRTALLGFGRPGASIIPPSTGHWSDPTIKPTPYDPAAANRLLDEAGYRMGPDKIRIANGHPMSYTVIMPASITNGYGARSFLIIQAGFKKIGVRLVPKHMDASAANEALFAKKYQSFEAAMWGFSLTTDPDGMLSYLTCRSRYSLNDTGYCTKSWDGLYAKQATAMNPAVRQRIVHQMQQTAAREHLYLVLDYPDSIEAHSASWTDLPMIEGSSFSATSKIPFQTVHRVG; this is translated from the coding sequence TTGCGGCGAAGTGGCGTTGCCGTCGCCGTCGTGATGGCCCTCTGCTTCAGCGCCGCCTGCAACAGTTCGGCCACCCCGAACGTCTTCCGGCTCGGCGGCACCGAACCGATCGACTCGATGAACCCGTTCGTCGCCGTGAACTCGTCGTCGTACGCGGTCTTCGAGAACATCTATCCGTCCCTGGTCCAGGTCGACCCCGCGCTGAAGACCGTGCCGGACTTCGCCGACAGCTGGCAGATGTCGCCGGACGGAAAGACCTGGACGTTCCACACCGAGCCCGGCGCGAAATGGTCCGACGGCGAACCACTGACAGCCGCGGACGCGGCCTGGACCTTCGAAACGGTTATCAAGCACCAGGAAGGCCCCACGGGCAGCCTGGCAGGCTACGTCGCCTACATGGAGAGCGCCACCGCACCCGATCCCAACACCCTGGTGCTGAAGTACTCCCGGCCGGTCGCCAACGTCCTCGCCCAGATGTCGGGCATACAGATCCTGCCCGAGCACATATGGGCGCGGTTCGCGGCCGGCGACGGCAAGGGCCTGCTCACCTTCACCAATCCGGCACCGGTCGTTTCCGGCGGCCCGTTCACCCTGGTCAAGTACGCCCAGGGCCGCATCGCACTGCTGAAGCGCAACCTGCGGTACTACGGCCCCGCCCCGCACATCGACGGACTCGGTCTGCAGTTCTTCGACACCGACGACGCGATGATCACCGCACTGAAGAACGGCCGTCTCGACGGGGTGCAGTCGGTGGCGCCGACTTCGGTGGCCGCGCTGAAATCGGCGGGCCTCGTCGTGGCGTCAGCCCCCGGAGCGGCGTTCGACGACTTCATCCTCAACGCGAACCCGAATCAGGCGGCCGACCACCGTGAGCTGGTCGACCCGCTGGTCAGGCAGGCATTCGACCGAGCGATCGACAGGAACGCGATCGTCAGGACGGCACTGCTCGGCTTCGGCCGGCCCGGGGCGTCGATCATCCCGCCGTCGACCGGGCACTGGAGCGACCCGACGATCAAGCCGACCCCGTACGACCCGGCCGCGGCGAACCGTCTCCTGGACGAAGCCGGATACCGCATGGGGCCCGACAAGATCCGGATCGCGAACGGCCACCCGATGTCGTACACCGTGATCATGCCCGCCAGCATCACCAACGGGTACGGGGCCCGCTCGTTCCTGATCATTCAGGCCGGCTTCAAGAAGATCGGCGTCCGGCTCGTCCCGAAGCACATGGACGCCTCCGCTGCCAATGAGGCCCTCTTCGCCAAGAAGTACCAGAGTTTCGAGGCCGCGATGTGGGGCTTCTCGCTCACGACGGACCCGGACGGGATGCTCTCCTATCTGACCTGCCGGTCCCGGTACAGCCTCAACGACACCGGGTACTGCACCAAGTCCTGGGACGGGCTGTACGCGAAGCAGGCCACGGCGATGAACCCGGCGGTCCGGCAGCGGATCGTCCATCAAATGCAACAGACCGCCGCCCGGGAGCATTTGTACCTGGTGCTGGACTATCCGGATTCGATCGAGGCGCACTCCGCGTCCTGGACCGACCTGCCGATGATCGAGGGCAGTTCGTTCTCGGCAACCTCGAAGATCCCGTTCCAGACCGTCCACCGGGTCGGGTGA
- a CDS encoding VOC family protein, translating to MAIQRMDNVGIVVEDMDAAITFFVELGMELEGRAEVEGLFADQCTGLDGVHCDIAMVRTPDGHSRLELAKYRSPAAIGAGPRNQPHNVLGTHRVMFTVDDIQDTVARLRPHGAELVGEIARFEDSYLLCYIRGPEGIIVGLAEQLR from the coding sequence ATGGCGATTCAGCGGATGGACAACGTCGGCATCGTCGTCGAGGACATGGATGCCGCCATCACGTTCTTCGTGGAACTCGGTATGGAGCTGGAAGGCAGAGCGGAGGTCGAGGGCCTCTTCGCCGACCAGTGCACCGGACTCGACGGCGTCCACTGTGACATCGCGATGGTCCGGACCCCGGACGGTCACAGTCGGCTCGAGCTGGCGAAATACCGCAGCCCCGCGGCGATCGGCGCCGGGCCACGCAACCAGCCGCACAACGTTCTGGGCACGCACCGCGTCATGTTCACCGTCGACGACATCCAGGACACCGTTGCCCGCCTGCGCCCTCATGGCGCCGAACTCGTCGGCGAGATCGCCCGGTTCGAGGACAGCTATCTGCTCTGCTACATCCGCGGCCCGGAGGGCATCATCGTCGGACTGGCCGAGCAACTGCGCTGA
- a CDS encoding CdaR family transcriptional regulator: MASELQQLIDALSVRLGRSVAMDDAQIRLLAHTAHTGDIDNARIESIMRRGVSPTLSAHVTRHGAARAADIFTVPPCPEIGFAVERTGMPVRYNGALQGYLWLIGPATPRDAEALRETAGQAALILHRDHLADEVSRSHEREHVRDLVAPDLAVREEAAAALVEEGLAVAGPVVALVATVAHRTGEPLAEQQRLAMALTLGHARRRLPPSRALVLSRPDHALLLTIWPGGRSDGIERSVGELAGVLHERLVAELGTGPGTSCWVGIGGTHRRLNEAHISYREARQASEVARATGVMGPVAAYPRLGVYALLAKLPPDELAESIHPGLCRLLEPGSGQQDLVETLRTYLDQGGDAQRATALLHIHRSTLYQRLRRVKELTGLDMSHGDDRLTAHLGLKMAQLHRPV; encoded by the coding sequence ATGGCCTCCGAACTGCAGCAATTGATCGATGCGCTCAGCGTTCGGCTGGGGCGGTCCGTGGCTATGGACGACGCACAGATCCGGCTGCTCGCCCACACCGCGCACACCGGCGACATCGACAACGCCCGCATCGAGTCGATCATGCGCCGCGGGGTATCGCCCACGTTGTCCGCCCATGTCACCCGGCACGGTGCCGCCCGCGCCGCCGATATCTTCACCGTCCCGCCGTGCCCGGAGATCGGCTTCGCGGTGGAGCGGACCGGCATGCCGGTCCGGTACAACGGGGCGCTGCAGGGGTACCTCTGGCTGATCGGCCCGGCCACCCCGAGGGACGCCGAGGCACTGCGGGAAACAGCCGGGCAGGCCGCCCTGATCCTGCACCGCGATCACCTGGCCGACGAGGTTTCCCGCAGTCACGAACGTGAACACGTCCGTGATCTGGTCGCCCCTGACCTCGCTGTACGGGAGGAGGCTGCCGCCGCGCTCGTCGAGGAGGGACTGGCCGTGGCCGGACCGGTCGTCGCCCTGGTGGCCACGGTGGCGCACAGGACCGGGGAACCGCTCGCCGAACAGCAACGGCTGGCCATGGCTCTCACCCTCGGCCACGCTCGGCGGAGACTGCCGCCCTCCCGCGCCCTCGTCCTGTCCCGGCCGGATCATGCCCTGCTGCTCACCATCTGGCCGGGTGGCCGGAGTGACGGCATCGAGCGCTCCGTCGGTGAATTGGCCGGTGTCCTGCACGAGAGACTGGTCGCCGAACTCGGCACCGGCCCAGGGACGTCGTGCTGGGTGGGTATCGGCGGGACACACCGCCGCCTGAACGAGGCCCATATCTCCTACCGGGAGGCCCGTCAGGCCAGCGAGGTAGCACGTGCTACCGGTGTCATGGGCCCGGTGGCCGCCTATCCGCGCCTGGGGGTCTACGCGCTGCTGGCCAAGCTCCCACCGGACGAGCTGGCCGAGAGTATCCATCCCGGCCTGTGCCGACTGCTGGAGCCCGGGTCCGGGCAGCAGGACCTGGTCGAGACCCTGCGCACCTACCTCGACCAGGGCGGCGACGCCCAGCGGGCCACCGCGCTGCTGCACATCCACCGCTCCACGCTCTACCAGCGGCTACGGCGCGTCAAAGAGCTGACCGGCCTGGACATGTCCCATGGAGATGATCGGCTCACCGCCCACCTCGGCCTGAAGATGGCGCAGTTGCACCGTCCTGTGTGA